A genomic stretch from Mastacembelus armatus chromosome 12, fMasArm1.2, whole genome shotgun sequence includes:
- the zfyve16 gene encoding zinc finger FYVE domain-containing protein 16 isoform X1 translates to MDSFFKAAVCDLDKLLDDFELNTEELECKSVFLKPSASPFSSLGPQGLSSEPSTAPPSIPDLNSLHYGSATSCPERSSSHNRGTNDREVKGQPLTGVDLLSSVDRRPPASSAPPCPDRALKPVCDLVNDTSSAILVRANSHDAFSELDIVEKQMEKEESLLVDFDSPVVTQEQGGLNQRGGGRDVEEDQASTREELLGLDSHEQSGGYSASLSLLDVILPAAVERGCELPEESLPPQTTESAGKDQRDSEDLASTKQVLDNSLDHSEPECSLSAQSIKNTTTSVNKQHESPVELKAGASDSESVGLSCLPLAASMCGAVGKSEDTEEATEQHDEADVSESTEADSLSAVESRAHRSCLEEPDSSVSVPQQAAEGRLSPEGQLVSPEPADAVAFMDRSDPSPEDPREFGFEYLPESDQAGLLVTDEELDAFLQSHTEAEQGRGVSYCSSSGGCSEPESLSQPNGDLEHRLVDEELRICGRGRLEELEGLASPESDRPLCVSVEETFNPGAPSLSEDSYRNCQEDPELSFGVSHSLTSSTFQSQHSSSPDQQPSYGGARPKQLHCQTARSPPAGEEEEEQVQTFSGFSKCSSLVEDDDGSPISPSLMEEHSNFRDSIPVYATQEHQDYSVGYDELSEPPPYPGESPTDGARSVNWKREGVEELGSRQPAWVPDSEAPNCMKCYQRFTFTKRRHHCRACGKVYCAVCCNRRCKLKYLEKEARVCLICFDSIRRAQALERMMSPTGPSPNPNVPSEYCSTIPPLQQARAAGTLNSPPPTVMVPVSVLKHPNNDNSVFCVLSDCPREQKRVWFADGILPNGEVADTTKLLVTSCRSSQDLSGVTPDQTTPGSTGSEAGVGGSSAPEASAAVDGVRPPICGPWDYALLSGISSSVNRVPSLLPDNEDELPPLLIITGEEDGGDALVEESPAPCQILHLLEEGGPRPLTFVLNANLLVNVKLVTYCSRQCWCFSSNGLQALGQREVVFLLECLPEEKSLPKDLFTLYLTVYQDAQKGRFMEELDNLTFTSSFLGSKDHAGMLFFSPTCQPLDGLSLPPQPFLFGLLIQKLEVPWAKVFPLRLLLRLGAEYSVYPTTMVSVRFRDSVYRETGHTIMNLLADLRNYQYSLPVVEGLRIHMEMGHSYIDIPKSSFNEMQKVVNASNEHVISIGARFSSEADSHLVCLQNQEGNYQTQANSMPGKTRTVTGASFVVFNGALKASSGFIAKSSIVEDGLMVQIPPETMESLRTALREQTDFHIPCGKNDGGELRENVTVRWVDWSSPINTGKTSGVDGRPLDGVCSVRVQQDAEFESDGRAIRCTEVFYQLKSPDCSLASVLPSCSVFQKEIALATCSALTPHLAVLASGGINSLSLRISTQADMVEYQAGSGGRLLPQHYMNELDGALIPVIHGGSASVPQTAMDMEFLFYITHSI, encoded by the exons ATGGACAGCTTCTTTAAGGCAGCTGTATGTGATCTGGACAAACTACTTGATGACTTTGAGCTCAACACTG aGGAACTTGAATGCAAATCTGTTTTCCTGAAGCCTTCTGCGTCCCCCTTCTCCTCGCTGGGCCCCCAGGGTTTATCCTCGGAGCCGTCCACTGCACCACCAAGCATCCCTGACCTAAACTCTCTTCACTATGGTTCTGCCACCAGCTGTCCTGAGCGCTCCAGCAGTCACAATCGTGGCACTAATGAtagagaggtcaaaggtcagcccCTCACCGGAGTGGATCTTCTCTCCTCTGTGGATCGAAGACCACCCGCGAGCTCTGCCCCTCCCTGCCCGGATCGAGCTCTGAAGCCAGTGTGTGATCTTGTGAATGACACGAGCTCGGCCATCCTGGTCAGGGCCAACAGCCACGATGCTTTCAGTGAACTGGACATAGTTGAAAAGCAAATGGAGAAGGAGGAGTCTCTGCTTGTGGACTTTGACAGCCCCGTGGTCACACAGGAGCAAGGGGGGCTAAACCAGAGGGGCGGGGGTAGAGACGTTGAAGAAGATCAAGCTTCAACGAGAGAAGAACTGCTGGGTCTTGACTCCCATGAGCAGAGCGGTGGATACTCTGCCTCGCTCAGTCTGCTGGATGTCATCCTTCCTGCAGCAGTCGAGAGGGGATGTGAGCTCCCAGAGGAGTCGCTGCCACCACAGACCACTGAGTCAGCTGGTAAAGATCAGAGGGACTCTGAGGATCTAGCTTCTACAAAGCAAGTTTTGGATAATTCCTTAGACCACAGTGAACCAGAGTGCAGCCTGTCTGCTCAGagcattaaaaatacaacaaccTCAGTGAATAAACAGCATGAGTCTCCTGTTGAGCTAAAAGCAGGAGCCTCAGACAGCGAATCTGTGGGCTTGTCATGCCTGCCCCTTGCTGCGTCCATGTGTGGAGCTGTGGGGAAGTCGGAGGACACAGAAGAAGCTACAGAGCAACATGATGAGGCAGACGTCTCTGAAAGCACAGAGGCAGACTCCCTGTCAGCCGTGGAGTCTCGCGCACACAGATCCTGTTTAGAGGAACCTGACTCGTCAGTGTCTGTGCcccagcaggctgcagagggAAGGCTGTCACCAGAGGGGCAGCTCGTCTCTCCTGAACCAGCTGATGCTGTCGCTTTCATGGATCGCTCAGATCCCAGCCCAGAAGATCCTCGTGAGTTTGGCTTCGAGTATCTGCCTGAGAGTGACCAGGCTGGGCTGCTGGTTACAGATGAAGAGTTGGATGCGTTCCTGCAGTCCCACACTGAGGCGGAGCAGGGCAGAGGTGTCTCTTACTGCAGCAGTTCTGGAGGTTGTTCTGAGCCTGAGAGTCTCTCTCAACCAAATGGGGACCTGGAGCACAGGCTTGTAGATGAGGAGCTGAGAATCTGTGGTCGAGGTAGACTGGAAGAGCTAGAGGGTCTGGCTTCTCCTGAAAGTGACAgaccactgtgtgtgtctgtggaggaAACATTTAACCCTGGTGCTCCATCACTCTCAGAGGACTCTTACAGAAATTGCCAAGAAGATCCAGAACTGTCCTTTGGGGTGAGCCATTCTTTAACCAGCAGCACTTTCCAGTCCCAGCACAGCAGTAGCCCTGATCAGCAGCCCTCCTATGGAGGTGCAAGACCCAAACAGCTACACTGCCAAACTGCAAGATCTCCACCAGCaggggaagaagaggaggagcaggttCAGACATTTAGTGGTTTTTCAAAATGCTCAAGTTTAGTCGAGGATGACGATGGTTCACCCATAAGCCCAAGTCTTATGGAGGAGCATTCCAATTTTAGGGATTCAATCCCTGTCTACGCCACTCAGGAGCATCAGGATTACAGCGTGGGGTATGATGAACTGTCAGAGCCCCCACCTTACCCTGGAGAGTCACCGACAGATGGTGCCAGGTCAGTGAACTGGAAGAGAGAGGGGGTGGAGGAGCTGGGCAGCAGGCAACCTGCTTGGGTGCCAGACTCTGAAGCTCCCAACTGCATGAAGTGCTACCAGAGGTTCACGTTCACCAAGAGGAGGCATCACTGTCGAGCCTGTGGGAAG GTTTACTGTGCTGTGTGCTGCAACAGGAGGTGTAAGCTGAAGTACCTGGAGAAAGAGGCGCGTGTGTGTCTCATCTGCTTTGATTCCATACGCAGAG CCCAGGCCCTGGAGCGGATGATGAGTCCTACGGGTCCCAGTCCGAACCCGAACGTCCCATCTGAGTACTGCAGCACCATCCCCCCTTTGCAGCAGGCTCGTGCTGCCGGCACGCTAAACTCTCCTCCGCCCACCGTCATGGTGCCTGTGTCTGTTCTCAAACACCCAAACAATGACA ATTCTGTTTTTTGCGTGTTGTCAGATTGTCCTCGCGAACAGAAGCGCGTGTGGTTTGCCGATGGCATCTTGCCCAATGGGGAAGTGGCCGACACAACCAAGCTGTTGGTGACGAGCTGCAGGAGCTCCCAGGACCTGAGTGGTGTCACCCCAGACCAAACAACA CCTGGCTCCACAGGGTCAGAGGCTGGAGTCGGAGGCTCGTCGGCCCCTGAAGCTTCTGCGGCTGTAGACGGGGTTCGCCCTCCGATATGTGGACCCTGGGATTATGCCCTGCTCTCCGGAATCAGTTCTTCGGTGAACAGGGTTCCCAGTCTGCTGCCAGACAATGAGGACGAGCTTCCTCCACTGCTCATCATCactggagaggaggatggaggag ATGCGTTGGTTGAGGAAAGTCCTGCTCCCTGCCAGATTCTGCACTTGTTAGAGGAAGGAGGACCCCGACCGCTGACTTTTGTTCTGAACGCCAACCTGCTGGTCAACGTCAAACTGGTTACAT ACTGCAGTCGGCAGTGCTGGTGTTTTAGCTCTAACGGACTTCAGGCTCTGGGACAGAGAGAGGTGGTGTTTTTGTTGGAGTGTTTGCCCGAAGAAAAAAGTCTTCCCAAAGACCTTTTCACACTCTATCTCACCGTTTACCAAGACGCCCAAAAAG GGAGGTTTATGGAGGAACTGGATAACCTGACATTCACGAGCAGTTTCCTGGGCAGCAAAGATCACGCTGGGATGCTGTTCTTCTCTCCCACCTGTCAGCCTCTAGATGGCCTCAGTCTCCCCCCTCAGCCTTTCCTGTTTGGCCTCCTCATCCAGAAACTGGAGGTCCCCTGGGCCAAAGTCTTTCCTCTCAGGCTGCTTCTGCGGCTGGGAGCCGAGTACAGTG TGTATCCCACCACGATGGTTAGTGTTCGTTTCCGGGACTCAGTGTATCGAGAGACGGGACACACCATTATGAATCTACTGGCT GACCTGAGGAACTACCAGTACAGTCTGCCAGTGGTGGAGGGCCTGAGGATCCACATGGAGATGGGCCACAGTTACATCGATATACCCAAAAGCAGCTTCAATGAG ATGCAGAAGGTGGTAAATGCCTCCAACGAACATGTCATCAGCATTGGAGCAAGATTCAGCTCGGAGGCTGACTCTCACCTGGTATGTCTGCAGAACCAGGAGGGAAACTATCAGACCCAGGCCAACAGCATGCCAGGGAAGACCCGCACAG TGACTGGAGCCAGTTTTGTGGTCTTCAATGGGGCGCTGAAAGCCTCCTCTGGCTTCATTGCCAAGTCGAGCATTGTTGAAG acgGGCTGATGGTTCAAATCCCTCCAGAGACTATGGAGTCTCTGCGCACTGCCCTGAGGGAGCAGACGGACTTCCACATACCCTGCGGGAAGAACGACGGTGGGGAGCTCCGAGAAAACGTCACTGTCCGCTGGGTTGACTGGAGTTCACCCATCAACACGGG TAAAACCAGCGGTGTTGATGGGAGACCTCTGGATGGAGTTTGCAGTGTGAGGGTGCAGCAGGACGCTGAGTTTGAGTCAGACGGCCGCGCCATCAGATGCACGGAG GTGTTCTACCAGCTGAAGAGCCCCGACTGCAGCCTGGCCTCAGTTCTGCCGTCCTGCAGCGTGTTTCAGAAGGAGATTGCTTTGGCCACCTGCAGTGCTCTGACTCCGCACCTCGCTGTTCTCGCCTCCGGTGGCATCAACTCGCTCTCTCTGCGCATCTCCACACAGGCCGATATG GTGGAATACCAGGCCGGCTCCGGGGGCAGACTCCTCCCTCAGCACTACATGAACGAGCTGGACGGCGCTCTGATCCCCGTCATCCACGGAGGTAGCGCTAGTGTGCCGCAGACCGCCATGGACATGGAGTTCCTCTTCTACATCACACACTCCATCTAA
- the zfyve16 gene encoding zinc finger FYVE domain-containing protein 16 isoform X2, giving the protein MDSFFKAAVCDLDKLLDDFELNTEELECKSVFLKPSASPFSSLGPQGLSSEPSTAPPSIPDLNSLHYGSATSCPERSSSHNRGTNDREVKGQPLTGVDLLSSVDRRPPASSAPPCPDRALKPVCDLVNDTSSAILVRANSHDAFSELDIVEKQMEKEESLLVDFDSPVVTQEQGGLNQRGGGRDVEEDQASTREELLGLDSHEQSGGYSASLSLLDVILPAAVERGCELPEESLPPQTTESAGKDQRDSEDLASTKQVLDNSLDHSEPECSLSAQSIKNTTTSVNKQHESPVELKAGASDSESVGLSCLPLAASMCGAVGKSEDTEEATEQHDEADVSESTEADSLSAVESRAHRSCLEEPDSSVSVPQQAAEGRLSPEGQLVSPEPADAVAFMDRSDPSPEDPREFGFEYLPESDQAGLLVTDEELDAFLQSHTEAEQGRGVSYCSSSGGCSEPESLSQPNGDLEHRLVDEELRICGRGRLEELEGLASPESDRPLCVSVEETFNPGAPSLSEDSYRNCQEDPELSFGVSHSLTSSTFQSQHSSSPDQQPSYGGARPKQLHCQTARSPPAGEEEEEQVQTFSGFSKCSSLVEDDDGSPISPSLMEEHSNFRDSIPVYATQEHQDYSVGYDELSEPPPYPGESPTDGARSVNWKREGVEELGSRQPAWVPDSEAPNCMKCYQRFTFTKRRHHCRACGKVYCAVCCNRRCKLKYLEKEARVCLICFDSIRRAQALERMMSPTGPSPNPNVPSEYCSTIPPLQQARAAGTLNSPPPTVMVPVSVLKHPNNDNCPREQKRVWFADGILPNGEVADTTKLLVTSCRSSQDLSGVTPDQTTPGSTGSEAGVGGSSAPEASAAVDGVRPPICGPWDYALLSGISSSVNRVPSLLPDNEDELPPLLIITGEEDGGDALVEESPAPCQILHLLEEGGPRPLTFVLNANLLVNVKLVTYCSRQCWCFSSNGLQALGQREVVFLLECLPEEKSLPKDLFTLYLTVYQDAQKGRFMEELDNLTFTSSFLGSKDHAGMLFFSPTCQPLDGLSLPPQPFLFGLLIQKLEVPWAKVFPLRLLLRLGAEYSVYPTTMVSVRFRDSVYRETGHTIMNLLADLRNYQYSLPVVEGLRIHMEMGHSYIDIPKSSFNEMQKVVNASNEHVISIGARFSSEADSHLVCLQNQEGNYQTQANSMPGKTRTVTGASFVVFNGALKASSGFIAKSSIVEDGLMVQIPPETMESLRTALREQTDFHIPCGKNDGGELRENVTVRWVDWSSPINTGKTSGVDGRPLDGVCSVRVQQDAEFESDGRAIRCTEVFYQLKSPDCSLASVLPSCSVFQKEIALATCSALTPHLAVLASGGINSLSLRISTQADMVEYQAGSGGRLLPQHYMNELDGALIPVIHGGSASVPQTAMDMEFLFYITHSI; this is encoded by the exons ATGGACAGCTTCTTTAAGGCAGCTGTATGTGATCTGGACAAACTACTTGATGACTTTGAGCTCAACACTG aGGAACTTGAATGCAAATCTGTTTTCCTGAAGCCTTCTGCGTCCCCCTTCTCCTCGCTGGGCCCCCAGGGTTTATCCTCGGAGCCGTCCACTGCACCACCAAGCATCCCTGACCTAAACTCTCTTCACTATGGTTCTGCCACCAGCTGTCCTGAGCGCTCCAGCAGTCACAATCGTGGCACTAATGAtagagaggtcaaaggtcagcccCTCACCGGAGTGGATCTTCTCTCCTCTGTGGATCGAAGACCACCCGCGAGCTCTGCCCCTCCCTGCCCGGATCGAGCTCTGAAGCCAGTGTGTGATCTTGTGAATGACACGAGCTCGGCCATCCTGGTCAGGGCCAACAGCCACGATGCTTTCAGTGAACTGGACATAGTTGAAAAGCAAATGGAGAAGGAGGAGTCTCTGCTTGTGGACTTTGACAGCCCCGTGGTCACACAGGAGCAAGGGGGGCTAAACCAGAGGGGCGGGGGTAGAGACGTTGAAGAAGATCAAGCTTCAACGAGAGAAGAACTGCTGGGTCTTGACTCCCATGAGCAGAGCGGTGGATACTCTGCCTCGCTCAGTCTGCTGGATGTCATCCTTCCTGCAGCAGTCGAGAGGGGATGTGAGCTCCCAGAGGAGTCGCTGCCACCACAGACCACTGAGTCAGCTGGTAAAGATCAGAGGGACTCTGAGGATCTAGCTTCTACAAAGCAAGTTTTGGATAATTCCTTAGACCACAGTGAACCAGAGTGCAGCCTGTCTGCTCAGagcattaaaaatacaacaaccTCAGTGAATAAACAGCATGAGTCTCCTGTTGAGCTAAAAGCAGGAGCCTCAGACAGCGAATCTGTGGGCTTGTCATGCCTGCCCCTTGCTGCGTCCATGTGTGGAGCTGTGGGGAAGTCGGAGGACACAGAAGAAGCTACAGAGCAACATGATGAGGCAGACGTCTCTGAAAGCACAGAGGCAGACTCCCTGTCAGCCGTGGAGTCTCGCGCACACAGATCCTGTTTAGAGGAACCTGACTCGTCAGTGTCTGTGCcccagcaggctgcagagggAAGGCTGTCACCAGAGGGGCAGCTCGTCTCTCCTGAACCAGCTGATGCTGTCGCTTTCATGGATCGCTCAGATCCCAGCCCAGAAGATCCTCGTGAGTTTGGCTTCGAGTATCTGCCTGAGAGTGACCAGGCTGGGCTGCTGGTTACAGATGAAGAGTTGGATGCGTTCCTGCAGTCCCACACTGAGGCGGAGCAGGGCAGAGGTGTCTCTTACTGCAGCAGTTCTGGAGGTTGTTCTGAGCCTGAGAGTCTCTCTCAACCAAATGGGGACCTGGAGCACAGGCTTGTAGATGAGGAGCTGAGAATCTGTGGTCGAGGTAGACTGGAAGAGCTAGAGGGTCTGGCTTCTCCTGAAAGTGACAgaccactgtgtgtgtctgtggaggaAACATTTAACCCTGGTGCTCCATCACTCTCAGAGGACTCTTACAGAAATTGCCAAGAAGATCCAGAACTGTCCTTTGGGGTGAGCCATTCTTTAACCAGCAGCACTTTCCAGTCCCAGCACAGCAGTAGCCCTGATCAGCAGCCCTCCTATGGAGGTGCAAGACCCAAACAGCTACACTGCCAAACTGCAAGATCTCCACCAGCaggggaagaagaggaggagcaggttCAGACATTTAGTGGTTTTTCAAAATGCTCAAGTTTAGTCGAGGATGACGATGGTTCACCCATAAGCCCAAGTCTTATGGAGGAGCATTCCAATTTTAGGGATTCAATCCCTGTCTACGCCACTCAGGAGCATCAGGATTACAGCGTGGGGTATGATGAACTGTCAGAGCCCCCACCTTACCCTGGAGAGTCACCGACAGATGGTGCCAGGTCAGTGAACTGGAAGAGAGAGGGGGTGGAGGAGCTGGGCAGCAGGCAACCTGCTTGGGTGCCAGACTCTGAAGCTCCCAACTGCATGAAGTGCTACCAGAGGTTCACGTTCACCAAGAGGAGGCATCACTGTCGAGCCTGTGGGAAG GTTTACTGTGCTGTGTGCTGCAACAGGAGGTGTAAGCTGAAGTACCTGGAGAAAGAGGCGCGTGTGTGTCTCATCTGCTTTGATTCCATACGCAGAG CCCAGGCCCTGGAGCGGATGATGAGTCCTACGGGTCCCAGTCCGAACCCGAACGTCCCATCTGAGTACTGCAGCACCATCCCCCCTTTGCAGCAGGCTCGTGCTGCCGGCACGCTAAACTCTCCTCCGCCCACCGTCATGGTGCCTGTGTCTGTTCTCAAACACCCAAACAATGACA ATTGTCCTCGCGAACAGAAGCGCGTGTGGTTTGCCGATGGCATCTTGCCCAATGGGGAAGTGGCCGACACAACCAAGCTGTTGGTGACGAGCTGCAGGAGCTCCCAGGACCTGAGTGGTGTCACCCCAGACCAAACAACA CCTGGCTCCACAGGGTCAGAGGCTGGAGTCGGAGGCTCGTCGGCCCCTGAAGCTTCTGCGGCTGTAGACGGGGTTCGCCCTCCGATATGTGGACCCTGGGATTATGCCCTGCTCTCCGGAATCAGTTCTTCGGTGAACAGGGTTCCCAGTCTGCTGCCAGACAATGAGGACGAGCTTCCTCCACTGCTCATCATCactggagaggaggatggaggag ATGCGTTGGTTGAGGAAAGTCCTGCTCCCTGCCAGATTCTGCACTTGTTAGAGGAAGGAGGACCCCGACCGCTGACTTTTGTTCTGAACGCCAACCTGCTGGTCAACGTCAAACTGGTTACAT ACTGCAGTCGGCAGTGCTGGTGTTTTAGCTCTAACGGACTTCAGGCTCTGGGACAGAGAGAGGTGGTGTTTTTGTTGGAGTGTTTGCCCGAAGAAAAAAGTCTTCCCAAAGACCTTTTCACACTCTATCTCACCGTTTACCAAGACGCCCAAAAAG GGAGGTTTATGGAGGAACTGGATAACCTGACATTCACGAGCAGTTTCCTGGGCAGCAAAGATCACGCTGGGATGCTGTTCTTCTCTCCCACCTGTCAGCCTCTAGATGGCCTCAGTCTCCCCCCTCAGCCTTTCCTGTTTGGCCTCCTCATCCAGAAACTGGAGGTCCCCTGGGCCAAAGTCTTTCCTCTCAGGCTGCTTCTGCGGCTGGGAGCCGAGTACAGTG TGTATCCCACCACGATGGTTAGTGTTCGTTTCCGGGACTCAGTGTATCGAGAGACGGGACACACCATTATGAATCTACTGGCT GACCTGAGGAACTACCAGTACAGTCTGCCAGTGGTGGAGGGCCTGAGGATCCACATGGAGATGGGCCACAGTTACATCGATATACCCAAAAGCAGCTTCAATGAG ATGCAGAAGGTGGTAAATGCCTCCAACGAACATGTCATCAGCATTGGAGCAAGATTCAGCTCGGAGGCTGACTCTCACCTGGTATGTCTGCAGAACCAGGAGGGAAACTATCAGACCCAGGCCAACAGCATGCCAGGGAAGACCCGCACAG TGACTGGAGCCAGTTTTGTGGTCTTCAATGGGGCGCTGAAAGCCTCCTCTGGCTTCATTGCCAAGTCGAGCATTGTTGAAG acgGGCTGATGGTTCAAATCCCTCCAGAGACTATGGAGTCTCTGCGCACTGCCCTGAGGGAGCAGACGGACTTCCACATACCCTGCGGGAAGAACGACGGTGGGGAGCTCCGAGAAAACGTCACTGTCCGCTGGGTTGACTGGAGTTCACCCATCAACACGGG TAAAACCAGCGGTGTTGATGGGAGACCTCTGGATGGAGTTTGCAGTGTGAGGGTGCAGCAGGACGCTGAGTTTGAGTCAGACGGCCGCGCCATCAGATGCACGGAG GTGTTCTACCAGCTGAAGAGCCCCGACTGCAGCCTGGCCTCAGTTCTGCCGTCCTGCAGCGTGTTTCAGAAGGAGATTGCTTTGGCCACCTGCAGTGCTCTGACTCCGCACCTCGCTGTTCTCGCCTCCGGTGGCATCAACTCGCTCTCTCTGCGCATCTCCACACAGGCCGATATG GTGGAATACCAGGCCGGCTCCGGGGGCAGACTCCTCCCTCAGCACTACATGAACGAGCTGGACGGCGCTCTGATCCCCGTCATCCACGGAGGTAGCGCTAGTGTGCCGCAGACCGCCATGGACATGGAGTTCCTCTTCTACATCACACACTCCATCTAA
- the ube2l3a gene encoding ubiquitin-conjugating enzyme E2 L3a produces MTSTKRLGKELDDIRKSGMKHFRNIQVDESNILTWQGLIVPDCPPYDKGAFRIEIVFPAEYPFKPPKITFKTKIYHPNIDEKGQVCLPIISVENWKPATRTCQVIQCLVALVNIPQPEHPLRADLAEEYTKDRAKFMKNAEEFTKKHSEKRPVD; encoded by the exons ATGACTTCGACCAAGAGACTAGGAAAG GAGCTTGATGACATCCGCAAATCAGGGATGAAGCATTTCCGCAACATTCAAGTGGATGAATCAAATATTTTGACCTGGCAAGGGCTCATTGTTCCT GACTGTCCTCCATATGACAAAGGAGCATTTCGGATCGAGATAGTCTTCCCTGCGGAGTATCCTTTCAAGCCCCCGAAGATCACCTTCAAGACAAAAATCTACCATCCCAACATTGACGAGAAGGGCCAGGTCTGCCTGCCCATCATTAGTGTGGAGAACTGGAAACCAGCCACAAGAACCTGCCAAG TGATTCAGTGTCTCGTTGCTCTGGTGAACATCCCGCAGCCCGAGCACCCGCTGAGGGCGGACCTGGCAGAGGAATACACTAAAGACCGCGCGAAATTCATGAAGAACGCCGAGGAGttcacaaagaaacacagtgaAAAGCGACCTGTAGACTGA